A genomic stretch from Cygnus atratus isolate AKBS03 ecotype Queensland, Australia chromosome 27, CAtr_DNAZoo_HiC_assembly, whole genome shotgun sequence includes:
- the LOC118256017 gene encoding nodal homolog has protein sequence MTSLWGSQEVSLAELRVRPPALPPARNVTLDIFHSQRRCPAGGTCPRELFLGTFSGSPADSQAAWEVFNLTGTLRSWLHQDAAPGSPSPAETELDLGHEEPAVPQELADSVLLLVFSKDKSPGDHSLIRTVETSKHIMRDSGPKGPGSRRHRRNRKEKQRIKVSDAPAPSPGEDANAKSLCRRVDMMVDFEQTGWGSWIVYPKKYNAYRCEGQCPSPVDETFKPTNHAYIQSLLQLYKPNQVPCPACSPVRMSPLSMLYYEKGEIVVRHHEDMVIEECGCN, from the exons ATGACGTCCCTGTGGGGCAGCCAGGAGGTCAGCCTGGCCGAGCTGCGCGTCCGCCCGcccgcgctgcccccggcccgCAATGTCACCCTGGACATCTTCCACAGCCAGCGGCGGTGCCCGGCCGGCGGGACCTGCCCTCGTGAGCTCTTCCTGGGCACGTTTTCCGGCAGCCCCGCCGACAGCCAGGCCGCCTGGGAGGTGTTCAACCTCACCGGCACGCTCAGGTCCTGGCTCCACCAGGACGCGGCTCCTGGCAGCCCGAGTCCTGCGGAAACGGAGCT CGACCTCGGCCACGAGGAGCCGGccgtgccccaggagctggcggACAGCGTCCTGCTGCTTGTCTTCTCCAAGGACAAGTCTCCGGGAGACCACAGCCTCATCAGGACAGTGGAGACCTCCAAGCACATCATGCGTGACAGCGGCCCCAAGGGCCCGGGGAGCCGGCGGCACCGCAGGaacaggaaggagaagcaaaggATCAAGGTGAGCGACGCTCCCGCTCCCAGCCCGGGGGAGGACGCCAATGCCAAGTCCTTGTGCAGGAGGGTGGACATGATGGTGGATTTCGAGCAGACCGGCTGGGGCAGCTGGATCGTCTACCCCAAGAAGTACAACGCCTACCGGTGCGAGGGGCAGTGCCCGTCACCCGTGGATGAGACCTTCAAGCCCACCAACCACGCTTACATACAG AGCTTGCTGCAGCTCTACAAGCCCAACCAGGTGCCGTGCCCTGCCTGCTCGCCCGTCAGGATGAGCCCCCTCTCCATGCTCTACTACGAGAAGGGCGAAATCGTCGTCCGCCACCACGAGGACATGGTCATCGAGGAGTGCGGCTGCAACTGA
- the EIF4EBP1 gene encoding eukaryotic translation initiation factor 4E-binding protein 1, whose translation MSGRCCQGPTPSRDIPGPGKRLALPDGAPLPPGDYSTTPGGTVFGTTPGGTRIIYDRKFLMECRNSPVAKTPPSDLPDIPGVTSPSVEELKVENNHVQSYDEKPSVGEEEQFDMDI comes from the exons ATGTCGGGGCGCTGCTGCCAGGGGCCGACGCCGAGCCGCGACATCCCGGGGCCCGGCAAGCGCCTCGCCCTGCCCGACGgcgccccgctgccgcccgggGACTACAGCACCACGCCGGGGGGCACCGTCTTCGGGACCACGCCGGGCG GTACCAGGATTATTTATGATCGCAAGTTTCTGATGGAGTGCCGCAATTCTCCGGTTGCCAAAACGCCACCTTCTGACCTTCCGGACATTCCAGGCGTTACCAGCCCAAGTGTGGAGGAGTTGAAGGTTGAGAACAACCACGTGCAGAGCTACGATGAGAAACCGAGCGTAG GTGAAGAAGAACAGTTTGACATGGACATCTAA